From Haloarcula hispanica ATCC 33960, the proteins below share one genomic window:
- a CDS encoding AMP-binding protein yields MSEGTPQEWVGAWSERRAALTPDREGLVDATTGERFTYAELDRRANRTARLLRQYGVGADADAARTATDATAAAGTVAVVSRNRPAVVDLFFATGKTGSRLAPLSHRLAPPELAELLDRVDPEILVVESPFAETVSTALETADATAPEIIQLETTDGASSDSTLDSTLYASALPQDDAPVETATPAPGDTHLLLHTGGSTGTPKETEITHRGIVWNSLNTITAWGLRADDVTPMVFPMFHTGGWNVLTVPLWHLGGTVVIAREFDPGDVLETIDAEGGTVLVAVPAVLRMMTQHDRWAETDLSTLRFAKSGGGPCRKSVMEAWWDRGVDLSQGYGLTECGPNNFAMPEGWPREKADSVGKPAMHVDARVVEPDDGDTGDGPSDARKTVDPGTVGELQLRSPHAATGYLDNPEATAETFGDGWVSTGDLARADADGYYYIEGRTKHMFVSGGENVYPAEVEDAIADHPSVGEVVVIPVPDDRWGQVGKAVIEPATDSTTGGASDRSLTLDGLRTFLDDRLARYKHPREIAFVEAMPTSGPDKIDRGAISDRFGA; encoded by the coding sequence ATGTCTGAGGGGACGCCACAGGAGTGGGTCGGTGCCTGGAGCGAGCGCCGGGCCGCGCTCACGCCGGACCGCGAGGGATTGGTGGATGCGACCACCGGCGAGCGGTTCACCTACGCCGAACTGGACCGGCGAGCGAACCGGACCGCTCGCCTGCTCCGGCAGTACGGGGTCGGTGCGGACGCCGACGCCGCCCGCACTGCGACGGACGCCACGGCGGCAGCCGGCACCGTCGCCGTCGTCTCGCGGAACCGCCCCGCCGTCGTCGACCTGTTCTTCGCCACGGGCAAGACCGGGAGCCGACTCGCCCCGCTGTCCCATCGGCTCGCGCCCCCTGAACTCGCCGAACTCCTTGACCGCGTGGACCCTGAAATCCTCGTCGTCGAGTCCCCCTTCGCAGAGACTGTCTCGACCGCTCTGGAGACAGCCGACGCGACTGCGCCCGAAATCATCCAGCTCGAAACCACCGACGGCGCGTCCTCGGATTCCACGCTCGACAGCACGCTCTACGCTTCGGCCCTCCCCCAGGATGACGCGCCCGTCGAGACGGCGACCCCGGCCCCCGGTGACACCCACCTCCTCCTCCACACCGGCGGGTCGACGGGGACGCCCAAGGAGACGGAAATCACGCATCGCGGCATCGTCTGGAACTCCCTGAACACGATCACGGCCTGGGGGCTGCGGGCCGACGACGTGACGCCGATGGTGTTCCCGATGTTCCACACCGGGGGCTGGAACGTCCTCACCGTCCCGCTGTGGCATCTGGGCGGGACAGTGGTCATCGCCCGCGAGTTCGACCCCGGCGACGTGCTGGAGACCATCGACGCCGAGGGCGGGACGGTCCTCGTCGCCGTCCCCGCAGTGTTACGGATGATGACCCAGCACGACCGCTGGGCGGAGACGGACCTCTCGACGCTGCGCTTCGCCAAGTCCGGCGGCGGCCCCTGTCGCAAGAGCGTGATGGAGGCGTGGTGGGACCGCGGTGTCGACCTCTCACAGGGCTACGGCCTCACCGAGTGCGGCCCGAACAACTTCGCGATGCCGGAGGGCTGGCCCCGCGAGAAGGCCGATTCCGTTGGCAAGCCGGCGATGCACGTCGACGCCAGAGTCGTCGAACCCGACGACGGTGACACCGGCGATGGTCCCTCCGACGCACGAAAGACGGTCGACCCCGGCACCGTCGGCGAACTCCAGTTGCGCTCGCCCCACGCCGCGACGGGCTACCTCGACAACCCCGAGGCCACCGCCGAGACGTTCGGCGACGGCTGGGTGTCGACTGGCGACCTCGCCCGCGCCGACGCAGACGGCTACTACTACATCGAGGGTCGAACCAAGCATATGTTCGTCAGCGGCGGCGAGAACGTCTATCCCGCGGAGGTCGAGGACGCTATCGCCGACCATCCGTCGGTCGGTGAAGTCGTCGTGATTCCGGTGCCCGACGACAGGTGGGGCCAGGTCGGCAAGGCCGTCATCGAACCTGCGACCGATAGCACGACAGGCGGGGCCAGCGACCGGTCGCTGACACTCGACGGCCTCCGGACGTTCCTCGACGACCGACTAGCCCGGTACAAACACCCCCGTGAGATTGCGTTCGTCGAGGCGATGCCGACCAGCGGTCCGGACAAGATCGACCGGGGTGCAATCTCGGACCGGTTCGGGGCGTAA
- a CDS encoding branched-chain amino acid ABC transporter permease, which translates to MYHTLLNSPVGAETQMLLPTVETMVGVLYFGLFAISFDFISGYTGYLSFGHAVFYGTGAYTVILIANGKLPLLGPGTPFMLSLLVGGLIAVVLAMLVGLVSFRLSGVYFAMITLGFAQVFYVFVRGWDYVATNPRDGPAVGPSHAEGFQIGVPGIDQLSLSIGVLTGDEVALLGSTLSGTEVSYYMIGLVVLACYFAMQRIIHSPFGRVLIAIRENEERAIAIGYNTYLYKLGAFAVSGFFAAVAGGLFAGFKRSASPENSFYFLVTGDALLASIIGGFGTLAGSLYGHLFDETVREFLSKAGQGGGLLPYLRALLGQETLDATLVGDTTIGGLIDLLLNGHASLYVGLVFVLFVLYVPDGLLGTLRARIGGTFAEALPEKLWGDSE; encoded by the coding sequence GTGTATCACACGCTGTTGAACTCGCCTGTCGGTGCCGAGACGCAGATGCTACTGCCGACCGTAGAGACGATGGTCGGCGTCCTCTATTTCGGCCTCTTTGCTATCTCCTTTGACTTCATCAGCGGCTACACCGGCTACCTCTCGTTTGGCCACGCGGTGTTCTACGGCACCGGCGCGTACACCGTCATCCTCATTGCTAACGGGAAGCTGCCGTTGCTTGGCCCCGGGACGCCGTTCATGCTGTCCCTGCTGGTCGGCGGTCTCATCGCCGTCGTGCTGGCGATGCTCGTCGGCCTCGTCTCGTTCCGCCTCTCTGGTGTCTACTTCGCGATGATTACGCTCGGCTTCGCGCAGGTGTTCTACGTGTTCGTCCGCGGCTGGGACTACGTGGCGACCAACCCCCGGGACGGCCCCGCGGTCGGGCCGAGCCACGCCGAAGGCTTCCAGATTGGGGTTCCCGGCATTGACCAGCTATCCCTGTCAATCGGCGTACTCACCGGCGACGAGGTGGCCCTGCTTGGGTCGACGCTGTCCGGGACGGAAGTGTCCTACTACATGATCGGCCTCGTCGTCCTCGCATGCTACTTCGCCATGCAGCGAATAATCCACTCCCCGTTCGGGCGGGTGCTGATTGCCATCCGGGAAAACGAGGAGCGCGCTATCGCCATCGGCTACAACACCTACCTCTACAAGCTCGGAGCCTTCGCGGTCAGCGGGTTCTTCGCCGCTGTCGCCGGTGGACTATTCGCCGGCTTCAAGCGCTCAGCCAGCCCGGAGAACTCCTTTTACTTCCTGGTAACCGGCGACGCCCTGCTGGCGAGCATTATCGGCGGCTTCGGGACGCTTGCCGGCTCGCTGTACGGCCATCTGTTCGACGAAACAGTGAGAGAGTTCCTCTCGAAGGCCGGACAGGGTGGCGGCCTGTTGCCCTATCTCCGCGCGCTGCTGGGCCAGGAAACGCTGGACGCGACGCTGGTCGGAGACACGACCATCGGCGGCCTCATCGACCTGCTGTTGAACGGCCACGCGAGCCTCTACGTCGGGCTCGTGTTCGTGCTGTTCGTGCTCTACGTCCCCGACGGACTGCTCGGGACGCTGCGAGCGCGCATCGGCGGAACGTTCGCCGAGGCGCTGCCGGAGAAGCTCTGGGGTGATTCGGAATGA
- a CDS encoding branched-chain amino acid ABC transporter permease yields MILEALVEFLTLGELGGVIVNGLAKSALYVMIASGLTLIFGLMGVLNFAHGSLTMVGAYLGGLLMVVTVTGGTAPLTRLGLFFVAIVVVFALLTVLGGAIETTIIRPLYDRPPIYQILLTFGLTLVIEEVVRIVLGVYGLQPLSDWQAALATKPQFLREPVALGPVSVGWMSLFQILLGTITVVGIWAFLTKTRYGLYIRAGSEDTEMASALGIDVRQVFTVVFALGIGLAGAAGTLLMWDPTWGASVPLAAETLLPAFIVVIVGGLGTFRGTVVAALVVGMADAVTTWWFQNVIEFTGLPELVLFLVLVVTLIVRPQGLFGVEEVGGH; encoded by the coding sequence ATGATACTCGAAGCGCTCGTGGAGTTCCTGACGCTCGGCGAACTCGGCGGTGTCATCGTCAACGGGCTCGCCAAGTCAGCGCTGTACGTGATGATTGCCAGCGGTCTGACGCTGATTTTCGGCCTGATGGGCGTGTTGAACTTCGCCCACGGGTCACTGACGATGGTCGGGGCGTACCTCGGCGGCCTCCTGATGGTGGTGACGGTCACCGGCGGGACAGCGCCGCTGACCCGCCTCGGCCTGTTCTTCGTCGCCATCGTCGTCGTGTTCGCGCTGCTGACGGTGCTTGGCGGGGCTATCGAGACAACCATCATCCGGCCGCTGTACGACCGGCCGCCAATATACCAGATCCTGCTGACGTTCGGCCTGACGCTCGTCATCGAGGAGGTCGTTCGCATTGTGCTGGGTGTCTACGGCCTCCAGCCGCTGTCGGACTGGCAGGCCGCGCTGGCGACCAAGCCGCAGTTCCTCCGCGAACCGGTCGCCCTCGGTCCCGTCAGCGTCGGCTGGATGTCGCTGTTCCAGATACTCCTTGGAACTATCACGGTGGTCGGCATCTGGGCGTTCCTCACAAAGACCCGCTATGGCCTGTACATCCGGGCCGGGAGCGAGGACACGGAGATGGCATCGGCGCTTGGCATCGACGTTCGTCAGGTGTTCACCGTCGTGTTCGCGCTGGGTATCGGGCTGGCCGGCGCGGCCGGAACGCTGCTGATGTGGGACCCGACGTGGGGCGCGAGCGTCCCGCTGGCGGCCGAGACGCTGCTGCCGGCGTTCATCGTCGTCATCGTCGGCGGCCTCGGGACGTTCCGGGGCACCGTCGTCGCCGCGCTGGTCGTCGGGATGGCCGACGCGGTGACGACCTGGTGGTTCCAGAACGTCATCGAGTTCACGGGCCTGCCGGAACTCGTCCTGTTTCTGGTCCTCGTGGTGACGCTCATCGTCCGCCCGCAGGGCCTGTTCGGCGTCGAGGAGGTGGGGGGCCATTAG
- a CDS encoding ABC transporter ATP-binding protein, whose translation MSLLELSGVHTYYGDSHILEGVDLSVEEGEVVALAGRNGVGKTTTLRTILQLTPPREGSITFRDESLVGLETHEVAERGLGWIPEDRRMFSQLSVEENLRAAIPDPDDVSDGLRLAFDSFPILEERRGQEAGTLSGGQQQMLAIARGLVGDNDLLLVDEPSEGLAPQIVADVAEALSKASEDVTMLLVEQNLPLALDLADRFYILDKGRVVDDGDTAAVTADDERFRRYLSA comes from the coding sequence GTGAGCCTGCTCGAACTGAGCGGCGTCCACACGTACTACGGCGACAGCCACATTCTCGAAGGCGTCGACCTCTCCGTCGAGGAGGGAGAGGTGGTCGCGCTGGCCGGCCGCAACGGCGTCGGTAAGACGACCACGCTGCGGACGATTCTGCAACTGACACCGCCACGCGAGGGGTCGATCACCTTCCGCGACGAGTCGCTGGTCGGGCTGGAGACACACGAGGTCGCCGAGCGCGGACTGGGATGGATTCCGGAGGACCGTCGGATGTTCAGCCAACTCAGTGTCGAGGAGAACCTTCGGGCGGCGATACCGGACCCGGACGACGTGAGCGACGGCCTCCGCCTGGCCTTCGACTCGTTCCCCATCCTCGAAGAGCGGCGGGGGCAGGAGGCCGGGACCCTGTCGGGCGGCCAACAGCAGATGCTCGCCATCGCCCGCGGGCTGGTCGGCGACAACGACCTGCTGCTGGTCGACGAACCGAGTGAGGGGTTAGCCCCCCAAATCGTCGCCGACGTGGCCGAGGCGCTGTCGAAAGCAAGCGAGGATGTGACGATGCTGCTGGTCGAGCAGAACCTCCCGCTGGCGCTCGACTTGGCCGACCGGTTCTACATCCTCGACAAGGGCCGCGTCGTCGACGACGGCGACACGGCGGCGGTGACGGCCGACGACGAGCGGTTCAGGAGGTATCTGTCGGCATGA
- a CDS encoding hybrid sensor histidine kinase/response regulator, which yields MADTYATTDSIHVLQVDDTPLLDETVEFPDGRDPDSLTLTTTDRADSALERLEDNAIDGIVTADDLPDRSGREFAEIVRERDSNVPVLLLTESESVASDAVSNGVTDVFSRDTALGRGDLLANRIRLLVEHHQSTETASRTRRQLTELAEQSNELLWVFSGDWTEIQFVNSAYETLYGRSVESLQADPAEFMTAIHHTDQERVMQAMQRVSAGESVDLEFRITKPDGEQRWVRAEAQPIVDDGTVTRIVGASRDITERKRRESERITELDSPDAPVDAVPDLFYELDENGDLVRWNDALAAATEHEDADLESMGLTAFFAPSDRETVRQGIEAAFETGEASFKADLLTAEGTTVPYEFTGGRITAADGSTLGVAGIGREISTLDSRQQALEQQNERLDEFVSVVSHDLRNPLDVARGQLELAQMEHDSEHLDAVERAHDRIGQLIEDLLSLARNGEAALDSESVPLQTVVEQCWQTVETGDATLELRTAAVVRAAPSRLRQLFENLIRNSVEHGQTPHTEKQGDTGEQRATTSISQSQGAATDLTITVGELNDGFYVADDGVGIPADEREDVFEGGYSLASGPGFGLRIVDEIVDTHGWSITVAESDAGGARFEITGVEFDAA from the coding sequence ATGGCTGACACATATGCGACGACGGATTCGATACATGTGTTGCAGGTGGACGACACCCCGCTACTCGACGAGACTGTCGAGTTCCCGGATGGACGAGACCCGGACTCGCTTACCCTGACTACGACTGACCGGGCTGACAGTGCGCTCGAACGTCTCGAAGACAACGCTATCGATGGTATCGTTACCGCGGACGACCTCCCGGACCGGTCCGGCCGTGAATTCGCTGAGATAGTCCGCGAGCGGGATAGCAATGTCCCGGTACTGCTGCTGACCGAGTCGGAATCCGTCGCCAGTGACGCGGTCTCGAACGGAGTCACCGACGTTTTCAGCAGAGACACGGCTCTCGGGCGTGGCGATCTCCTCGCCAATCGGATTCGGTTGCTCGTCGAACACCACCAGTCGACAGAAACCGCTAGCCGGACCAGACGGCAACTCACAGAACTGGCGGAACAGTCGAACGAACTGCTGTGGGTGTTCTCCGGGGACTGGACCGAGATACAGTTCGTCAATTCGGCATACGAAACGCTCTACGGCCGCTCCGTGGAGTCCCTGCAGGCTGACCCCGCAGAGTTCATGACAGCGATTCACCACACGGACCAGGAGAGAGTCATGCAGGCGATGCAACGCGTGTCAGCCGGCGAATCCGTCGACCTCGAATTCCGTATTACCAAACCGGATGGCGAACAGCGCTGGGTGCGGGCCGAGGCGCAACCGATCGTCGACGACGGCACAGTCACCAGAATCGTCGGGGCCTCGCGCGACATCACCGAGCGGAAGCGACGCGAGTCCGAACGCATCACGGAACTGGATAGCCCTGACGCGCCGGTCGATGCAGTGCCGGATCTGTTCTATGAACTCGACGAGAACGGCGATCTGGTTCGCTGGAATGATGCACTGGCGGCAGCCACCGAACACGAAGACGCTGACCTCGAGTCGATGGGTCTGACAGCCTTCTTCGCCCCGTCCGACCGCGAGACGGTTCGTCAAGGTATTGAGGCGGCGTTCGAGACCGGTGAGGCGTCGTTCAAAGCCGACCTGCTGACCGCCGAGGGAACGACAGTCCCGTACGAATTCACTGGCGGCCGGATAACGGCTGCTGACGGCTCGACGCTCGGCGTGGCCGGTATCGGACGGGAAATCTCTACCCTCGACAGCCGTCAACAGGCTCTCGAACAACAAAACGAGCGCCTCGACGAGTTCGTCAGCGTCGTCAGTCACGACCTCCGGAACCCGCTTGACGTCGCCCGGGGACAGCTAGAACTCGCACAGATGGAACACGACAGCGAGCATCTCGATGCAGTCGAGCGAGCCCACGACCGTATCGGCCAACTCATCGAGGACCTCCTGTCGCTGGCCCGGAACGGCGAGGCCGCGCTCGACAGCGAGTCAGTGCCGCTCCAGACCGTCGTCGAGCAGTGCTGGCAAACCGTCGAGACCGGCGACGCGACACTGGAGCTACGGACCGCTGCCGTGGTCCGCGCGGCCCCCAGCCGGCTCCGGCAACTGTTCGAGAACCTCATCCGCAACAGTGTGGAACATGGACAAACGCCACACACCGAGAAACAGGGAGACACCGGCGAGCAGCGTGCGACAACCTCGATATCACAGTCGCAGGGAGCGGCCACCGACCTGACGATAACTGTCGGCGAACTGAACGACGGCTTCTACGTCGCGGACGACGGCGTCGGGATTCCGGCCGACGAGCGCGAGGACGTGTTCGAGGGCGGGTACTCGCTGGCTTCGGGTCCCGGGTTCGGCCTCCGAATCGTCGATGAGATCGTCGACACCCACGGCTGGTCGATAACGGTCGCAGAAAGCGACGCCGGCGGTGCTCGCTTCGAGATCACCGGCGTCGAATTCGATGCGGCGTAA
- a CDS encoding ABC transporter ATP-binding protein, translating into MLRTQGLTREFGGLTAVDSVDFELDAELCSLIGPNGAGKTTFFNLLTGSLSPTEGTVELRRDGQWEDITDASPHETASKGIHRSYQVTNVFPNSTVLENVRVAEQAHSDDATTFWRNVDHYDEFTERAHEILDRVGLAHRAEDLASTLSHGAKRKLEVAIALAGDPAVLLLDEPNAGVSSESVDEIRDLIEAVAEDYPVLLVEHNMDIVMGVSDRVVVLHQGAVIADGLPAEVRANPDVQSAYLGGYEPGSLDDDTTATGSGTDSEEGTA; encoded by the coding sequence ATGCTCAGAACACAGGGACTGACCAGAGAGTTCGGGGGACTCACTGCTGTCGACAGCGTCGACTTCGAACTCGACGCGGAACTGTGCTCGCTCATTGGCCCGAACGGGGCCGGCAAGACGACGTTCTTCAATCTGCTGACCGGGAGCCTCTCGCCCACCGAGGGGACGGTCGAACTCCGGCGTGACGGACAGTGGGAGGACATCACCGACGCGTCGCCCCACGAGACGGCCAGCAAGGGCATCCATCGGTCCTATCAGGTGACGAATGTCTTCCCCAACAGCACGGTGCTTGAGAACGTCCGGGTCGCCGAACAGGCCCACAGCGACGACGCCACGACGTTCTGGCGCAACGTCGACCACTACGACGAGTTCACGGAGCGCGCCCACGAGATTCTCGACCGGGTCGGGCTTGCCCACCGGGCCGAGGACCTCGCGAGCACGCTGAGCCACGGCGCAAAGCGCAAGCTCGAAGTCGCTATCGCGCTGGCCGGCGACCCCGCGGTGCTCCTGCTGGACGAGCCAAACGCCGGCGTCTCCTCGGAGAGTGTTGACGAAATCCGGGACCTCATCGAGGCGGTGGCAGAGGACTACCCAGTCCTGCTGGTCGAGCACAACATGGACATCGTGATGGGCGTCTCCGACCGCGTCGTCGTGCTCCATCAGGGTGCGGTCATCGCCGACGGACTGCCAGCAGAGGTACGGGCTAACCCCGACGTCCAGTCGGCGTATCTCGGCGGCTACGAACCGGGCAGCTTGGACGATGACACGACAGCGACCGGGTCCGGAACGGACTCGGAGGAGGGGACGGCGTGA
- a CDS encoding helix-turn-helix domain-containing protein, which translates to MIDIALDMEQYDCPFIDTTADHDVAFAAVHWDFDQRARELETRMVVEAEDAGILDTGLDSLQAHENMNDCALLRREDNAAHIRTTIEETAAMQTIRDNGGYITGPFHIEAGSETWHVGFDRGRDADTTLSELDRDNEYDVVERTSTTLPQLQDLVQNAGAAMTLVDGCRDLSDTERETLETAVSEGYFESPRDATLGSLAEDFGVSKPAVSKNLRRGERKMIQRVVEALDDIED; encoded by the coding sequence ATGATAGATATCGCCCTGGACATGGAGCAGTACGACTGTCCCTTCATCGACACGACGGCAGACCACGACGTCGCCTTTGCAGCGGTACACTGGGACTTCGACCAGCGTGCGCGGGAGTTGGAGACGCGAATGGTTGTCGAAGCCGAGGACGCGGGGATCCTCGATACGGGGCTGGACAGTCTGCAGGCCCACGAGAACATGAACGACTGTGCGCTGTTGCGCCGCGAGGACAACGCCGCCCACATCAGGACGACTATCGAGGAAACGGCGGCGATGCAGACCATCCGGGACAACGGCGGCTACATCACCGGCCCGTTCCACATTGAGGCGGGCAGCGAAACCTGGCACGTCGGATTCGACCGCGGCCGGGACGCCGATACGACGCTCTCGGAACTCGACCGCGACAACGAGTACGACGTGGTCGAACGCACGTCGACGACGCTCCCACAGCTCCAGGACCTCGTGCAGAACGCCGGCGCGGCGATGACGCTCGTGGACGGCTGTCGGGACCTCTCGGACACCGAACGTGAGACGCTGGAAACCGCCGTCTCCGAGGGCTACTTCGAGTCGCCCCGGGACGCGACGCTGGGGTCGCTTGCCGAGGACTTCGGCGTGTCCAAACCCGCCGTCTCGAAGAATCTCCGACGCGGCGAGCGGAAGATGATCCAGCGCGTCGTCGAGGCGCTGGACGACATCGAGGACTGA
- a CDS encoding ABC transporter substrate-binding protein, giving the protein MQNTATRRRVLGALGAGVVGLSGCVSDDSSMTEQDGSDGGTTDSGTNGESGGGDSTQTVSIGVLQPRAGDLKYYGDQSLWGFLSGLAYKGETDPPTDAGSGEVTITAGDTEYRLLIRDTEFSADTAQTAATNLVENESVDMLAGCASSAVASRVVTTVVNQAQVPIMLGPAASADITSNSETCSDLVYRASENTAMDARSGGKYVARETDVSTVYLFGADYSFGRAVVNNYRDVLEAEGVDIVGERFVEQGYAEWDGLLDNAEEAGAEGVVGGFTVATLPAMFNAFLSGEYSYRVFGGFATRITNSVVGGTMQSVLGEPLTEEKIRNSQLGPFTTRYHWNQYDNPINDAFVESYTNAYGVVPDLFSAGTFTGASAIHQAVQESGSTEGTDIADALKGMTVTDTPKGENGYTFQEYNNQAQSAMTVANPIPTTDEWADNWGAAIMPGEPLARISADETTIPQDSDQMDCSL; this is encoded by the coding sequence ATGCAGAACACGGCTACACGGAGGCGCGTTCTCGGCGCGCTCGGTGCCGGCGTTGTCGGGCTCAGCGGCTGTGTCAGTGACGACTCATCCATGACTGAACAGGACGGTTCGGACGGCGGCACGACGGACAGTGGCACGAACGGCGAATCGGGCGGCGGTGACTCGACGCAGACGGTCAGCATCGGCGTGCTTCAGCCCCGCGCCGGCGACCTGAAATACTACGGCGACCAGTCGCTGTGGGGCTTCCTCTCCGGGCTGGCGTACAAGGGTGAGACCGATCCGCCGACAGACGCCGGCAGCGGCGAGGTAACCATTACCGCTGGTGACACGGAGTACCGCCTGCTAATACGGGACACGGAGTTCTCGGCGGACACGGCTCAGACGGCGGCGACGAACCTCGTCGAGAACGAGAGCGTGGACATGCTCGCCGGCTGTGCGTCCTCGGCGGTCGCCAGCCGGGTCGTCACGACGGTCGTCAATCAGGCGCAGGTCCCCATCATGCTCGGTCCGGCGGCGTCGGCCGACATCACGTCCAACTCCGAGACCTGTAGCGACCTCGTCTACCGAGCGAGCGAGAACACCGCGATGGACGCCCGCTCGGGCGGGAAGTACGTCGCCAGAGAGACGGACGTTTCGACCGTCTACCTGTTCGGCGCGGACTACAGTTTCGGCCGCGCGGTCGTCAACAACTACCGAGACGTGCTGGAAGCCGAGGGCGTCGATATCGTCGGCGAACGCTTCGTCGAACAGGGCTACGCCGAGTGGGATGGGCTGCTGGACAACGCCGAGGAAGCCGGGGCGGAAGGCGTCGTCGGCGGGTTCACCGTCGCGACGCTCCCGGCGATGTTCAACGCCTTCCTCTCCGGTGAGTACTCCTATCGGGTGTTCGGCGGGTTCGCCACCAGAATCACCAACAGCGTCGTCGGCGGGACGATGCAGAGCGTGCTCGGCGAACCCCTGACCGAGGAAAAGATCAGAAACTCACAGCTCGGGCCGTTCACGACTCGCTACCACTGGAACCAGTACGACAACCCGATCAACGACGCGTTCGTCGAGAGCTACACCAACGCCTACGGCGTCGTCCCGGACCTGTTCTCAGCGGGGACCTTCACCGGCGCGTCAGCGATCCATCAGGCGGTTCAGGAGAGCGGGTCGACCGAGGGTACGGACATCGCCGATGCCCTGAAGGGGATGACAGTCACCGACACGCCGAAAGGCGAGAACGGCTACACCTTCCAGGAGTACAACAATCAGGCACAGTCGGCGATGACCGTCGCGAACCCGATTCCGACGACCGACGAGTGGGCCGACAACTGGGGAGCCGCCATCATGCCCGGCGAACCGCTCGCTCGCATCAGCGCCGACGAGACGACCATCCCGCAGGACAGCGACCAGATGGACTGTTCACTGTAG
- a CDS encoding alpha/beta fold hydrolase gives MSQKPDHLKDIQPETVSMQYATNDGVSLAYEREGPQDAETVVFVEGIGYGRWMWLWQQEALVDEYQTIVWDNRGTGDSEEPDGPYTMREMASDLEAVLDDAGVEQAHVVGASMGGMIAQQYALEYDRAQSLTLMCTSPGGPEAKAVPEETQQRMFNVPEDLDKRELRRYKMQPALSDRFMGTHEDLIERIIDWRIDSDASDQALEWQGAAVQAHDVSDRLQQITEPCLVIHGTADEVVPYENGKLLARGLPNADFITVHGGPHLLFIEEYDRVNTQIREFIDDV, from the coding sequence ATGAGCCAGAAACCGGACCACTTGAAGGATATCCAACCAGAAACGGTCAGTATGCAATACGCGACCAACGACGGCGTCTCGCTCGCCTACGAGCGCGAGGGGCCGCAAGACGCCGAGACTGTGGTCTTCGTCGAAGGCATCGGCTATGGCCGCTGGATGTGGCTGTGGCAACAGGAAGCCCTGGTCGATGAGTACCAGACTATCGTGTGGGACAACCGCGGCACCGGCGACTCCGAGGAGCCCGACGGGCCCTACACGATGCGCGAGATGGCCAGCGACCTAGAGGCCGTACTCGACGACGCCGGCGTCGAGCAGGCCCACGTCGTCGGGGCCAGTATGGGCGGGATGATCGCCCAGCAGTACGCACTGGAGTACGATCGGGCGCAGTCGCTGACGCTCATGTGTACCTCGCCAGGCGGGCCGGAAGCCAAGGCGGTCCCCGAGGAGACCCAACAGCGGATGTTCAACGTACCCGAGGACCTCGACAAGCGCGAACTCCGGCGGTACAAAATGCAGCCCGCGCTTTCGGATCGGTTCATGGGCACCCACGAAGACCTCATCGAGCGCATCATCGACTGGCGCATCGACAGCGACGCCAGCGACCAAGCCCTCGAATGGCAAGGCGCGGCTGTGCAGGCCCACGATGTGTCGGACCGCCTCCAGCAGATTACGGAGCCGTGCCTGGTCATCCACGGGACCGCTGACGAGGTCGTCCCCTACGAGAACGGGAAACTGCTGGCGCGGGGCTTGCCAAACGCCGACTTCATCACCGTCCACGGCGGTCCGCACCTGTTGTTCATTGAGGAGTACGACCGCGTCAACACACAGATACGGGAGTTCATCGACGATGTCTGA